A stretch of DNA from Desulfurella amilsii:
AACAACAGTTACACAAAACCCAACTATTACAGTAAATCAAGAGCAAAGTCATTTTCTAAACTTTTATAAAGGTGCAACAGTAAAAGATCTTGTTAACGCTCTAAACAAAGCTGGTGCTACACCAAACGATATTATTGCAATACTTGAAGCACTAAAGCAGGCTGGAAGTTTAAATGCATCGCTTGAGGTAATGTAGATGAATGTTGATAGTATAACAATAACAAACCAGAAAAACACAGATGATTTGCAAAAATTAAAACAACTATCAAAAGACTTTGAGGCAATTTTTATTGATATAATGCTTAAAACTATGAAAATTGGCGAAGATAGCACGCTTGGTAATTCAGCAGAAAACAGTATATACCAATCAATGTATCAAAATGCGCTGGCAAACCAAATTGCTAACACAAGTAGTTTTGGTATTGCAAGTTTAGCGTTCAACGCTTTAAAAAAGACAGTAGAAGACGCAAAAGCACCAAAAATACAAAAACCCATACCGTTAAATCAAAACAATTATATACCATTTAAGGTAAATTTACCAAAAGATATTTTAGATACAGTAAAAAAAGCTTCTGCTGCTTTCAAAGTACCAGAAAAATTAATCTTAAGTGTTATAAAAGCAGAGTCTAATTTTAACACAAACGCAATCTCTCCTAAGGGTGCAATGGGGCTAATGCAGCTTATGCCGGAAACTGCTCAAAGCCTCGGCGTAACAAATGCGTTTGACCCTGTGCAAAATATTATGGCTGGCACAAAATATTTAAGCAATTTAATTCAAAATTTGCAAAGTGTTCCGCTTGCTTTGGCAGCATACAACGCAGGACTTGGCAATGTCAAAAAATTTGACGGCATACCACCGTTTAAAGAAACCGTTCAATATATACAAAAGGTGATTTCCTACTATGAAAAAGCTTAAATTTTTATGCTATCATCCGATATTTATACTAGGAGGTGCACAATGAAAATATCAGATATATTTGGACCCAATATAGATGCTATAACAAACCAGAAGAAAACTCAAAAAAATACACAACATCAAAGCATTAAAATTGAAGACACAAAGAACAAAAATGCACCCCAAGACACTGTAAATATATCTCAAACAGCCAAAGCATTATCCAACTTAGCTGACTTTGAAGCCAACCACCAAAAACGTCTTGAAGCGGTGCAAAAAGCTTATGATAATGGCGCATACAAGCCAGATTTGACAAACTTAGCAAAAAACATATTAGAGGAAATAAAGAATGAATGAGTGCCTTAATGATTATTTAGAGGCTATTATAGAAAACTATGAGCATTTAATCGAATTGTTGTTCAAAGAAAGAGCGTATTTGATCACAATGAATAGTAACGGTCTCTTGTATGTTTTAAAAGAAAAAGAAACCTACCTAAATGAATTAACCAAATCTCTAAACCATATAAAATTAATGGGCGCGCAAAAATTTCAGTTATCAAAATATAAAAGCAAAATAATAGAAATGTCAAGCAGATTTCTTTATGAAAATACCATAAATGCAAAAATTGCACAGCAACACTTGGTATTTTCACGTTCCATGTTAAATCTATATACAAGTTTTATGCAAGTTAATGAAACCTACAACAACAAAGCTTATTTGCCATACAAACCAAATTTTAATAGGATAGTCTAGCAATTTAGCCGTTTTTTTTTACGCTACTTGGATGAAGCCATCAATGCCTAATTTATAAGCATATTCTAGTATGCCATTCCATTGAGTAGTAATTAGTTTTTTTGAAATCTCTGGATAATCAAACGCTTTATAGGCAGGGAAATATTGCCTCATTAAAGAAATTATCGGATTTTCTATATAATTTACAATCCAATCTAATACTCTCTTAGAGTTATCAATATTATTTGGTAAAATCAGATGCCTAATAATTAAGCCTTTTGTAGCCAGATTGTTTTGTAAGGTTAAATGACCTTTTGTTTCCTGCATCTTTAAAATAGCCTTTGTTGCCACCTCAAAATAATCATTTACACCCGAATACCTTTTGGCCAAACTTTTATCCGCATACTTCAAATCAGCCAAGTAAATATCCACATAGTCTTTTAAAGATTCTATAATTTCGACTTTATCGTAGGAGCTTGTATTGTAACATATAGGTATATTAAGACCCTTTTGTCGCGCAATATCAATAGCTTTGCATATTAGATGCACAAAATGAGAGGGCGTTACTAAATTAATATTATGTGCTTTGCGATTTTGCAAATCCAAAAAAATATCTGCAAGGGCATATTCATCTATCACTTTATAAGCACTTTTAAGTTGACTTATTGGATAATTCTGACAAAACACACAAGCCATATTGCAGCCGGCAAAAAATACCGTTCCGCTACCCTGCGTACCGCTAATTGGAGGCTCTTCTCCAAAGTGTAAGTTAAAACTTGCGATTTCAATTTGATTTTTTGTCTTGCATAGACCTTCCCTTTTGTTTCTATCTACTTTGCAATTTCTAGGACACAATCTACAAGATCTCGATACCAATTTTTCTATATCAAACAAAGCCCAGCCACCTCATATAATCTTCGATTCCAGATTCTATATCGTATTTTGCTACAAAGCCCATTTTGCTTGCAGCCAAACTTACATCTGCCAAAGTTTGATCTTGATAAAATTGCGTATAGGGATTTTTAATATAATCTGGCTCTAGATTTGTTCCTAAAACTTTATTTAACACTTCAACGATTTTATTAAAACTTGTAGGTTTTCCAGTGGCCACATTATAAACACCAGATGGCGCTTCCATTGCTTCTATGTTTGCTTCCACCACATCCTTTATGTAAATCTGGTCCCTAAATTGTTCTCCAAACTCAAATATACGAGGCCTTTTGAGCTCTTTCATCTGTAGAGCCAATTGGTAAATCATGCTTGCCGCTTTGCCTTTAAAAGACTCCCTTGGCCCATACACATTAAAGTATCTCAAACCCACACACTCTAAATCGTAATTCTCAGTGTATTTTCTTGCCATATTTTCCATTATGTACTTTGAAAATGCATAGGCATTTTTTGGATCCCTTTGTGAATTTTCACTCATTGGTATAGTACCTTTCCCGTAAACACCAGCACTTGATGCGTAAATAACTTTAGCTTGGGAATTAATAGCAAACTCTAAGATATTACGAAAACTTTCAATATTACTTCTTAACATTTCTTTATCATCTGGGTATGTTGTGTCTGTATTTGAAGCTTGATGAAAAATATAATCAGGCTCGAAATCTAAATAATGCTCCCAATCCATATTTTCTTTAGAAATATCAGCCACTACAACATCGCCCTCAAAGCCCTCTAGGTTTTTATAAACACCTTTTGACAAATCATCAACAACCGTTATGTTATCGGCCATCTTTTGTAAATAGATAGCAAGATTTGAGCCAACAAAACCAGCACCACCAGTAATTAATATATCCATAAACCCTCCATAAATAAAAAAGGAGAGGTTTTTAAAACCCCTCCTTTAAAAATAACCTGCGCTTTGATATATTGTGCACTAATATTACTTAATGCCTGCCATTTTTTCTAACATATCTGTGGTTACAGATTTTGGTCGCTCAATTGCATAACCAAGTGCTCTATCCCACACAAGGTTAGCAAGAACACCCAAGGCTCTTCCAATTCCAAATAGTACTGTATAGAAATCGTACTCTACAACACCATAATGCCACTGGATGCA
This window harbors:
- a CDS encoding flagellar biosynthesis anti-sigma factor FlgM, translated to MKISDIFGPNIDAITNQKKTQKNTQHQSIKIEDTKNKNAPQDTVNISQTAKALSNLADFEANHQKRLEAVQKAYDNGAYKPDLTNLAKNILEEIKNE
- a CDS encoding transglycosylase SLT domain-containing protein, translated to MNVDSITITNQKNTDDLQKLKQLSKDFEAIFIDIMLKTMKIGEDSTLGNSAENSIYQSMYQNALANQIANTSSFGIASLAFNALKKTVEDAKAPKIQKPIPLNQNNYIPFKVNLPKDILDTVKKASAAFKVPEKLILSVIKAESNFNTNAISPKGAMGLMQLMPETAQSLGVTNAFDPVQNIMAGTKYLSNLIQNLQSVPLALAAYNAGLGNVKKFDGIPPFKETVQYIQKVISYYEKA
- a CDS encoding radical SAM protein: MFDIEKLVSRSCRLCPRNCKVDRNKREGLCKTKNQIEIASFNLHFGEEPPISGTQGSGTVFFAGCNMACVFCQNYPISQLKSAYKVIDEYALADIFLDLQNRKAHNINLVTPSHFVHLICKAIDIARQKGLNIPICYNTSSYDKVEIIESLKDYVDIYLADLKYADKSLAKRYSGVNDYFEVATKAILKMQETKGHLTLQNNLATKGLIIRHLILPNNIDNSKRVLDWIVNYIENPIISLMRQYFPAYKAFDYPEISKKLITTQWNGILEYAYKLGIDGFIQVA
- the rfaD gene encoding ADP-glyceromanno-heptose 6-epimerase codes for the protein MDILITGGAGFVGSNLAIYLQKMADNITVVDDLSKGVYKNLEGFEGDVVVADISKENMDWEHYLDFEPDYIFHQASNTDTTYPDDKEMLRSNIESFRNILEFAINSQAKVIYASSAGVYGKGTIPMSENSQRDPKNAYAFSKYIMENMARKYTENYDLECVGLRYFNVYGPRESFKGKAASMIYQLALQMKELKRPRIFEFGEQFRDQIYIKDVVEANIEAMEAPSGVYNVATGKPTSFNKIVEVLNKVLGTNLEPDYIKNPYTQFYQDQTLADVSLAASKMGFVAKYDIESGIEDYMRWLGFV